The proteins below are encoded in one region of Halorhodospira halochloris:
- a CDS encoding TRZ/ATZ family hydrolase: MERVDSLIHARWVIPVEPEGAVLENFGVAIEAGRIVDLAPSAELNSRYTSGQVRNLDQHALIPGLINSHTHAAMTLLRGLADDLPLMTWLTEHIWPAEQRWVGEEFVRAGSTLAIGEMLRGGVTCFNDMYFFPEQTAQAAKDAGMRAVIGMIVINVPSAYASGPQEYLHKGLEFHDKYKDDPLIRPIFSPHAPYTVDEQWLTQVRTYSDELQLPIHMHVHETADEISGSLDQHGKRPLQRLDEMGLVSPHLLAIHATQLEEAEIERLAEAGAHVVHCPESNLKLASGFCPSAALDEAGVNVALGTDSAASNNDLDMIGEMRTAALLGKAVAANAAAIPASRVLRMATLNGAQALGIDDLVGSIEPGKQADLAAINLNEIELSPIYNPLSHLVYATNRQHVSDVWVAGKNLVREGRLSTVDKTQAIKQAEYWRSQIAAENSKSV, encoded by the coding sequence ATGGAGCGAGTAGACAGTTTGATCCACGCCCGCTGGGTGATCCCCGTCGAGCCTGAGGGGGCGGTACTGGAAAATTTCGGCGTTGCCATCGAGGCCGGGCGCATAGTCGACCTAGCACCGAGCGCGGAACTAAATAGCCGCTATACCAGCGGGCAGGTCCGTAATCTTGACCAGCACGCCCTAATACCCGGCCTGATCAACTCCCACACCCACGCGGCGATGACGCTGCTGCGCGGCTTGGCCGACGATCTGCCGCTCATGACCTGGCTTACCGAGCACATCTGGCCGGCTGAACAGCGCTGGGTAGGGGAAGAGTTTGTCCGTGCTGGCAGTACACTAGCAATAGGAGAGATGCTGCGCGGCGGAGTAACCTGCTTTAACGACATGTACTTCTTCCCCGAGCAGACCGCTCAAGCTGCCAAGGATGCCGGGATGCGCGCGGTTATCGGCATGATTGTGATTAATGTCCCCAGCGCATACGCCTCCGGTCCGCAAGAGTACCTGCACAAAGGGCTGGAATTTCACGACAAGTACAAAGACGACCCACTCATTCGACCGATATTCTCCCCCCACGCACCATACACCGTTGATGAGCAGTGGCTAACTCAGGTACGCACCTACTCTGACGAGTTGCAGCTGCCTATTCATATGCATGTGCACGAAACGGCCGATGAAATAAGTGGCAGCCTGGATCAGCACGGCAAACGGCCACTCCAGCGCCTTGACGAGATGGGCCTGGTATCGCCTCACCTGCTGGCCATCCACGCCACTCAACTCGAAGAGGCCGAGATCGAACGCCTAGCCGAGGCCGGTGCCCATGTGGTCCACTGCCCGGAATCAAACCTTAAGCTAGCCAGCGGCTTTTGTCCCAGCGCCGCACTTGATGAGGCAGGCGTTAATGTTGCCCTGGGGACCGACAGCGCTGCTAGTAACAACGATTTAGACATGATCGGCGAGATGCGCACCGCGGCCCTACTGGGTAAAGCTGTCGCCGCCAACGCCGCCGCTATCCCCGCATCACGGGTGCTGCGCATGGCCACCCTCAACGGCGCCCAGGCGCTCGGCATCGATGATCTAGTGGGCTCAATTGAACCAGGCAAACAGGCCGACCTAGCTGCGATAAATCTCAATGAAATTGAGCTTAGCCCCATCTACAACCCCTTATCCCACCTCGTCTACGCGACCAACCGCCAGCATGTCAGCGACGTCTGGGTAGCCGGAAAAAATCTGGTCAGAGAGGGGCGCCTGAGCACTGTTGACAAGACCCAAGCGATCAAACAGGCCGAATACTGGCGCAGCCAAATTGCTGCGGAGAACTCTAAATCCGTCTAA
- the mtnA gene encoding S-methyl-5-thioribose-1-phosphate isomerase, translated as MVAISHDTVRALEWVDDTLRLLDQRLLPGQEVYVDCNDASSVATAIADMVVRGAPAIGIAAAYGAAFAARDAWRNHAESWQKQMMQGLEELRCSRPTAVNLAWALQRMHKLAMTLPAAADPWPQMLAEAHAVHEEDVAANRRMGRSGAALIHSGSGVLTHCNTGSLATGGLGTALGVIRTAWADGRISRVFADETRPWLQGSRLTAWELAADGIPVDLLVDGAGAALMRSGAVDWVIVGADRIAANGDVANKIGTYSAALCARQHGVRFMVVAPTSTIDMQLADGEQIPIESRGAEEVLAAGGQRVAPVAEGVGAWNPVFDVTPAELVDVIVTEVGVVHGPDAESMARLFE; from the coding sequence TTGGTTGCGATCTCCCACGATACAGTCAGGGCCCTGGAATGGGTCGATGATACATTGCGCCTGCTCGATCAGCGTCTATTGCCGGGGCAGGAGGTATATGTAGATTGTAACGATGCCAGCTCGGTTGCCACAGCCATAGCCGATATGGTTGTGCGTGGGGCTCCGGCTATCGGTATTGCGGCCGCTTACGGTGCCGCTTTTGCCGCCCGGGATGCCTGGCGCAATCACGCCGAAAGTTGGCAGAAGCAGATGATGCAAGGGTTGGAGGAGCTGCGCTGTTCGCGGCCGACGGCTGTCAATTTGGCTTGGGCCTTGCAGCGGATGCATAAGCTTGCTATGACCTTGCCGGCTGCTGCCGATCCGTGGCCGCAGATGCTGGCTGAGGCTCACGCTGTGCATGAGGAAGATGTTGCGGCTAATCGGCGCATGGGGCGATCGGGGGCGGCGTTGATCCACAGCGGTAGCGGGGTGTTAACCCACTGCAATACTGGTTCGCTGGCGACTGGTGGTTTGGGTACAGCTCTGGGGGTTATTCGAACTGCTTGGGCGGATGGGCGGATCAGCAGGGTATTCGCTGATGAAACTCGGCCGTGGCTGCAGGGCTCGCGCTTAACTGCCTGGGAATTGGCTGCCGACGGTATCCCGGTCGACTTGCTGGTTGATGGAGCTGGCGCTGCTTTGATGCGTTCGGGCGCGGTTGATTGGGTGATTGTTGGTGCCGATCGGATTGCCGCTAATGGCGATGTGGCGAATAAGATTGGTACTTATTCTGCCGCTTTGTGCGCCCGCCAGCATGGGGTGCGCTTTATGGTGGTTGCGCCGACTTCTACTATTGATATGCAGTTAGCTGATGGGGAGCAGATCCCTATCGAGTCGCGGGGGGCTGAGGAGGTTCTGGCGGCCGGTGGGCAACGGGTTGCGCCGGTGGCTGAGGGGGTTGGTGCTTGGAATCCGGTTTTTGATGTTACGCCGGCGGAGTTGGTTGATGTGATTGTTACTGAGGTGGGTGTGGTGCATGGGCCGGATGCGGAGTCGATGGCGCGGTTGTTTGAGTGA
- the gyrA gene encoding DNA gyrase subunit A, with product MSGVAREILPVNLEDEMRQSYLDYAMSVIVGRALPDVRDGLKPVHRRVLYAMRELGNDYNKPYKKSARVVGDVIGKYHPHGDAAVYDTIVRLAQTFSMRYRLVDGQGNFGSIDGDSPAAMRYTEVRMARLAHEMLADIDKETVDFGANYDGSEYEPQVLPTKLPNLLVNGGSGIAVGMATNIPPHNLREVVDACLALIDDEQTPLETLIERLPAPDLPTGGIIFGTAGIHQAYRSGRGRMVMRARANVEAMDGDRERIVVNELPYQVNKARLVEKIAELVKERRLEGISELRDESDKEGIRIVIELKRGEAGEIILNNLYRHTQMQTVFGINMVALHEGEPRTLNLKQVLEAFIRHRREVVTRRTVYELRKARERAHVLEGLAVALANIDEVIALIKSSAGPSEAKAELVRRDWRPGVVTQMLERAGAEATRPEGLAQGLGLDPQSGVYRLSEAQAQAILDLRLHRLTAMEQDKIVDEYSKLLERIAELIHILESGERLMEVIREELVELRDQYADERKTEIREDTAELALEDLISEEDMVVTLSHHGYVKAQPLDGYRAQRRGGRGKSATAMKDEDFIDKLFIANTHDTLLCFSSTGKCYWRKVYELPQGTRASRGRPMVNLLPLAENERINAVVPVREFDSDHFVFMATRNGTVKKTPLSHFSRPRPSGIIAVDLRGDDTLVDAAITNGQRQVMLISDAGNALRFHEADVRAMGRTAGGVRGIGLEQGQRVIALLILGEGDVLATTEHGFGKRTPVEEYPLRRRGGRGVICIRTSARNGKVVGAVQASEDDEIMLVTRNGTLVRTPVADISRVGRNTQGVKLISLDRDEYLVGLERVEALGEEENGESDEQRGDDEQSL from the coding sequence ATGTCCGGCGTTGCCCGTGAAATTCTGCCAGTAAACCTCGAAGACGAGATGCGTCAGTCCTACCTTGATTACGCTATGAGCGTAATCGTGGGACGTGCCCTGCCTGATGTTCGCGATGGTCTTAAACCCGTCCATCGGCGAGTGCTTTATGCCATGCGCGAACTCGGTAACGACTATAATAAACCTTACAAGAAATCTGCCCGCGTTGTGGGTGACGTGATCGGTAAGTATCACCCCCATGGCGATGCCGCTGTTTACGACACTATAGTCAGGTTGGCGCAGACCTTCAGCATGCGTTACCGCCTAGTCGACGGCCAAGGTAACTTTGGCTCCATCGACGGCGACTCGCCTGCCGCCATGCGCTATACCGAAGTTCGCATGGCGCGCCTTGCCCATGAGATGCTCGCCGATATCGATAAGGAGACGGTCGATTTCGGTGCCAACTACGACGGCTCTGAGTATGAACCTCAGGTTCTGCCGACCAAGCTGCCCAATTTGCTGGTCAATGGCGGATCGGGCATAGCTGTCGGCATGGCAACCAATATTCCGCCGCACAACCTGCGTGAGGTTGTTGATGCTTGCCTGGCCCTGATTGATGACGAGCAGACCCCCCTCGAGACATTGATTGAGCGCCTGCCGGCACCTGATCTGCCGACCGGCGGCATAATCTTTGGCACTGCCGGCATTCATCAGGCCTATCGCAGCGGACGCGGACGTATGGTGATGCGGGCCCGGGCCAATGTCGAGGCCATGGATGGTGACCGGGAACGGATAGTAGTTAATGAGCTGCCTTACCAGGTCAACAAGGCGCGCCTGGTTGAGAAGATTGCTGAACTGGTCAAAGAGCGGCGTCTTGAAGGCATCTCTGAGCTGCGCGATGAGTCGGATAAGGAGGGTATCCGCATTGTCATCGAGCTCAAGCGCGGCGAGGCTGGCGAGATAATCCTCAATAACCTCTATCGCCACACCCAGATGCAGACTGTTTTCGGCATTAACATGGTAGCCCTGCATGAGGGAGAGCCGCGGACACTGAATCTGAAGCAGGTCCTTGAGGCCTTTATCCGCCATCGCCGTGAGGTGGTGACCCGGCGGACCGTATATGAGCTACGCAAGGCTCGCGAGCGGGCTCATGTCCTCGAAGGACTGGCCGTGGCGCTGGCCAATATTGATGAAGTTATAGCGCTAATCAAATCCTCTGCCGGGCCTAGTGAGGCCAAAGCCGAGTTGGTGCGGCGCGACTGGCGCCCCGGCGTGGTTACGCAGATGCTCGAGCGCGCCGGGGCAGAAGCTACCCGCCCAGAGGGGCTGGCGCAGGGCTTGGGGCTGGATCCGCAAAGCGGCGTCTATCGCCTCTCAGAGGCCCAGGCGCAGGCTATCCTTGATCTGCGCTTACACCGGCTGACCGCCATGGAGCAGGATAAGATCGTCGACGAGTACAGCAAGTTGCTGGAAAGAATCGCCGAGCTAATTCACATCCTGGAGAGTGGCGAAAGGCTCATGGAGGTTATCCGTGAGGAGCTAGTCGAGCTGCGCGATCAATACGCCGATGAGCGTAAGACCGAGATCCGCGAGGATACCGCTGAGCTGGCGCTCGAAGACCTGATTAGCGAAGAGGACATGGTGGTTACCCTCTCCCACCACGGCTATGTTAAGGCGCAGCCGTTAGACGGCTACCGCGCCCAGCGCCGGGGAGGGCGTGGTAAAAGTGCCACTGCGATGAAGGATGAGGACTTCATCGACAAGCTGTTTATCGCCAATACCCACGATACCCTGCTGTGCTTCTCGAGCACCGGTAAGTGCTACTGGCGCAAGGTCTACGAGCTGCCGCAGGGGACGCGTGCCTCGCGCGGGCGGCCGATGGTCAACTTGCTGCCGTTAGCCGAGAATGAGCGGATTAACGCTGTAGTGCCGGTTCGCGAGTTTGATTCTGACCACTTTGTCTTTATGGCCACCCGCAATGGGACGGTCAAGAAGACCCCCCTATCGCACTTCTCTCGACCGCGACCGAGTGGCATTATTGCGGTCGATTTGCGCGGCGACGATACCCTTGTCGATGCCGCGATAACCAATGGCCAACGCCAGGTAATGCTCATCTCGGACGCCGGTAACGCGCTGCGCTTTCACGAAGCGGATGTCCGCGCCATGGGTAGGACCGCCGGCGGTGTGCGGGGTATTGGGTTAGAGCAGGGCCAGCGGGTAATCGCCTTGTTGATACTTGGTGAGGGGGATGTCCTGGCTACCACCGAGCACGGCTTTGGTAAGCGGACTCCAGTTGAGGAGTATCCGCTGCGCAGGCGCGGTGGTCGGGGGGTAATATGCATCCGTACTTCGGCACGTAACGGCAAGGTGGTCGGTGCGGTGCAGGCCTCTGAGGATGATGAGATCATGCTGGTCACACGCAATGGTACCTTAGTGCGAACGCCGGTTGCCGATATCTCCCGCGTGGGCCGCAATACCCAGGGTGTCAAGCTGATCAGCCTGGATAGAGATGAGTATTTGGTCGGCCTAGAGCGGGTTGAGGCTCTGGGTGAAGAGGAAAACGGTGAGTCAGACGAACAAAGAGGTGACGATGAGCAGAGTCTATAA
- the ubiG gene encoding bifunctional 2-polyprenyl-6-hydroxyphenol methylase/3-demethylubiquinol 3-O-methyltransferase UbiG translates to MAGHSDKGTCTANKSSRNEDNSATALFNATTDWWDPQGSLRTLHDINPTRVSWIAERIGGLRGKRILDVGAGGGILAAALARSGAQVMAIDTAAQALQSAKLHAEDEGLEGMEFRCCTVEELADEAERNNIEPFDAVVCMELLEHAPYPGSIIESCACLLRDGGDACFSTINRTHKAYAFVILGAEYLLGLIPRGTHQYNKLICPAELSHWARQSGLELIQLRGLGYNPITRNAWVNRDTTMNYLAHFRHKSQLQN, encoded by the coding sequence ATGGCCGGGCATAGTGATAAGGGCACTTGTACAGCAAATAAAAGTTCGCGGAACGAGGATAACTCTGCCACCGCACTATTCAACGCGACCACTGATTGGTGGGACCCGCAGGGCAGCCTGCGCACGCTCCATGATATCAACCCGACACGAGTAAGCTGGATCGCCGAGCGGATCGGCGGCCTGAGAGGCAAGCGAATTCTCGATGTCGGCGCCGGCGGTGGCATTCTTGCTGCGGCACTAGCGCGATCTGGTGCCCAAGTGATGGCAATAGACACTGCCGCACAAGCCTTGCAAAGCGCCAAACTTCACGCCGAGGATGAGGGCCTAGAGGGGATGGAGTTTCGCTGCTGCACTGTCGAAGAGTTAGCCGACGAGGCAGAGCGCAATAACATCGAACCTTTTGACGCGGTTGTGTGCATGGAGCTACTAGAACACGCCCCATATCCAGGCTCAATAATCGAGTCATGCGCTTGTTTACTACGTGACGGCGGAGATGCCTGCTTCTCAACCATTAACCGCACTCATAAGGCTTACGCCTTTGTCATCCTCGGCGCCGAGTATCTACTCGGCTTGATACCTAGAGGGACCCATCAGTACAACAAGCTAATATGCCCCGCGGAGCTATCTCATTGGGCCCGTCAGAGCGGCTTGGAGCTTATCCAACTACGCGGCCTAGGCTACAACCCAATCACCCGCAACGCCTGGGTCAACAGAGATACAACCATGAATTACTTAGCCCATTTTCGCCACAAGTCGCAATTGCAGAACTAG
- a CDS encoding phosphoglycerate dehydrogenase: MYRILTLNNISVKGLDRLPRERFETSSDIAHPDAVMVRSADLHEREIPDSVLAVGRAGAGVNNVPVAELTNRGVPVFNAPGANANAVKELTIAGMLIAARNICPAWEYARNLKGSDEQLHEAMEANKKNYVGFELPGRTLGIVGLGAIGVKVANSARALGMNVVGYDPQITVDAAWQLDAGVESAHSVGDVMARSDIITVHVPLVEATRGLIDASRLAQVHEGATLLNFSRSEVVEEADVIRALDEGRLRSYVCDFPSNAIKDHPKVVTLPHLGASTLEAQENCAIMVADQLREYLELGNIRNAVNFPDMSMPRGSKGDRLCVVNANVPNMLGQISGLLAQAGLNIDDMFNKAREKLAYTLVDVEGSVPDSVVEQLSAIDGVLKVRVLR; the protein is encoded by the coding sequence ATGTACAGGATACTTACACTCAATAATATCTCGGTGAAGGGGCTTGATCGGCTGCCGCGCGAGCGCTTCGAGACATCTTCGGATATCGCCCACCCGGATGCGGTTATGGTTCGTTCGGCAGATCTGCATGAGCGTGAAATCCCCGACTCGGTGTTGGCAGTAGGGCGGGCTGGCGCCGGGGTGAACAATGTGCCGGTGGCTGAGCTCACCAACCGCGGGGTGCCGGTGTTCAATGCCCCGGGTGCTAACGCCAATGCGGTTAAGGAGCTAACCATTGCTGGCATGCTAATCGCTGCGCGCAACATTTGCCCGGCTTGGGAGTACGCGCGCAACCTCAAGGGAAGCGATGAGCAGTTGCATGAGGCGATGGAGGCGAACAAAAAGAACTATGTCGGTTTCGAACTGCCCGGGCGTACCCTGGGCATAGTTGGGCTTGGCGCAATCGGGGTGAAGGTGGCTAACAGTGCGCGAGCCCTGGGGATGAATGTCGTCGGCTACGATCCGCAGATTACCGTAGATGCTGCCTGGCAACTTGATGCCGGAGTTGAGTCGGCGCATAGCGTCGGTGATGTGATGGCGCGCTCGGATATCATTACCGTGCATGTCCCCTTAGTCGAGGCTACTCGCGGCTTGATCGATGCCTCGCGTCTGGCGCAGGTGCACGAGGGGGCGACGCTGCTCAACTTCTCACGCTCTGAGGTGGTGGAAGAGGCCGACGTTATTAGGGCGCTGGATGAGGGTCGGTTGCGCTCCTATGTGTGTGACTTCCCGAGCAATGCCATTAAGGACCATCCCAAGGTAGTTACTTTGCCGCACTTAGGGGCGTCGACCTTGGAGGCGCAGGAGAACTGCGCCATCATGGTGGCAGATCAGCTGCGTGAATATCTCGAGTTGGGCAATATCCGCAATGCGGTCAACTTCCCTGATATGAGCATGCCGCGGGGCAGTAAGGGTGATCGGCTGTGCGTAGTCAATGCCAATGTGCCGAATATGCTTGGCCAAATCTCAGGTTTGTTGGCTCAGGCCGGGCTCAATATCGATGACATGTTCAATAAGGCACGCGAGAAGTTGGCCTACACTTTGGTCGATGTCGAGGGCAGTGTCCCCGATTCCGTTGTAGAGCAACTTAGCGCCATTGATGGTGTGCTCAAGGTGCGAGTGCTGCGTTGA
- a CDS encoding potassium/proton antiporter: protein MGSYLELTNQLILFGAGLLLISIIASAVSDRLGAPMLLAFLAIGMILGEDGLFGISFDDIQAAHLIGSLALAIILFDGGLRTQFSTFRVALKPAITLATLGVVMTAGITALAVSWLFELSWEQALLVGAIVSSTDAAAVFGLLHSRGLELKQRVGATLEIESGSNDPMAILLTILLVEILVQQPDSLALAALAELIQQMGLGTILGIAGGILLAATINRINLSPGLYPLLALGGGLAIFGSAAVLGGSGFLAAYLAGLMMGNRRLQAAQNIRRFHDGFAWLAQITMFVVLGLLVTPSELLPIAGSAILVAATLILIARPLAVIVCLAPFRFPWREQAFISWVGLRGAVPIILALFPLLAGIEDAELFFNVAFFVVLVSLIVQGWTIAPAARLLGLEVPPDSGANLRQEIDVPQQTDYEIVVYRISSKSPAQHKPVNTITLPESAQVAALFRDGKALRDPQRQILKSGDYIYLVTLPKDISALDRIFVAPDGPSYLEEQRFFGEFTLDGQTRLIDLATAYGVSVPQGAQPEETLSDYLLWIFNGKAVVGDRVRIDNLQFTVREIEDGEIRSVGMRLSKDG, encoded by the coding sequence ATGGGGTCTTACTTGGAGCTTACCAATCAGCTAATCCTGTTTGGCGCAGGACTATTGTTGATCAGCATCATCGCCAGCGCCGTCTCTGATCGGCTCGGCGCGCCGATGCTGCTCGCCTTCCTCGCCATCGGCATGATCCTCGGTGAAGATGGGCTGTTTGGCATCAGCTTCGATGACATTCAAGCAGCACACTTAATCGGCAGCCTCGCCTTAGCCATTATTCTCTTCGACGGTGGCTTACGCACCCAGTTCTCGACTTTCCGAGTGGCCCTCAAGCCGGCGATCACCTTAGCTACTCTCGGAGTAGTCATGACCGCCGGCATAACCGCGCTTGCGGTTAGCTGGCTGTTTGAGCTGAGCTGGGAACAAGCGCTCCTGGTAGGCGCCATAGTCAGCTCCACGGATGCTGCAGCAGTATTCGGCTTGCTCCATTCGCGCGGCCTTGAACTTAAGCAGCGGGTAGGCGCCACCTTGGAGATCGAGTCGGGCAGTAACGATCCGATGGCCATCCTGCTGACCATCTTGCTCGTCGAGATCTTAGTCCAACAACCCGACTCATTAGCCCTAGCCGCGCTTGCTGAGCTGATCCAGCAGATGGGGCTGGGGACGATACTGGGCATTGCCGGCGGCATCCTGCTAGCTGCGACTATAAACCGCATTAACCTCAGCCCCGGACTCTACCCCCTGCTCGCCCTAGGTGGCGGTTTAGCGATCTTTGGTAGCGCTGCAGTGCTCGGCGGCAGCGGCTTCCTAGCTGCCTATCTAGCCGGCCTGATGATGGGCAATCGCCGCCTCCAGGCGGCACAAAACATCCGCCGCTTCCACGACGGCTTCGCCTGGCTGGCTCAGATAACTATGTTTGTGGTCCTCGGCCTACTGGTAACCCCTAGCGAGCTGCTCCCCATCGCCGGCAGCGCAATACTTGTAGCAGCAACCCTGATCCTTATCGCCCGGCCGTTGGCCGTTATAGTCTGCCTGGCCCCCTTCCGCTTCCCATGGCGCGAACAGGCCTTCATCTCATGGGTCGGATTGCGTGGCGCGGTACCTATTATCCTGGCGCTATTCCCTCTCTTAGCGGGCATAGAGGATGCCGAGCTATTCTTCAACGTCGCCTTCTTTGTGGTCTTGGTCTCCCTGATAGTCCAAGGCTGGACTATTGCCCCGGCGGCACGACTTTTAGGGCTCGAAGTACCCCCGGACAGCGGCGCCAATCTCCGCCAAGAGATCGACGTCCCGCAACAGACCGATTACGAGATTGTTGTCTACCGGATTAGCAGCAAATCTCCTGCCCAGCACAAGCCGGTTAACACGATTACCCTGCCCGAATCGGCGCAAGTCGCGGCACTTTTTCGCGATGGCAAGGCGCTAAGAGACCCGCAGCGCCAGATCCTCAAGTCGGGCGATTACATTTATCTGGTAACCTTGCCTAAAGATATCAGCGCTTTGGATCGCATTTTCGTGGCACCTGATGGGCCCAGCTACCTTGAAGAGCAACGTTTCTTCGGCGAGTTCACACTCGATGGCCAGACCCGCTTAATCGACCTAGCAACAGCTTACGGGGTCTCAGTACCGCAGGGGGCTCAACCAGAGGAGACGCTTAGCGACTATCTGCTATGGATCTTTAATGGTAAGGCGGTAGTCGGTGACCGGGTGAGGATCGATAACCTGCAGTTTACGGTACGGGAGATTGAGGACGGGGAGATTCGCTCGGTGGGAATGAGGCTCAGTAAGGATGGTTGA
- a CDS encoding DsbA family oxidoreductase — protein sequence MTASNRLLVFAFTDPVCTWCWGSEPILRKLQVCYGERLEISYVMGGLVADIRAFYDPANDIGGDPERSNEQVARHWLEASQRHGMPVRTEGFRLFSQQAVSTFPQNIAVKAAELSSPELAPGFLRRLREASAAQARETGRQEVLLEIAEEVGVDVERFRRHLDDGSANEAFQADRELAQQYGVRGFPSFLLRYQGREMLLPGYQRYSAFERKISDLTDGNLKGQVPAATPESILKFLRQYGRVAPVEIETVFELSPAECEEVINELSAQGQVRRISAGNGVLIEGKL from the coding sequence ATGACAGCTAGTAATAGACTGCTTGTTTTTGCCTTTACTGACCCGGTCTGCACTTGGTGTTGGGGCAGTGAGCCGATATTGCGCAAGCTGCAGGTCTGCTACGGCGAGCGCCTGGAGATAAGTTATGTCATGGGTGGGTTGGTGGCAGATATTCGGGCCTTTTACGACCCTGCTAACGATATAGGGGGTGATCCGGAGCGCTCTAATGAACAAGTGGCGCGCCATTGGCTGGAGGCATCGCAGCGCCACGGTATGCCGGTGCGCACGGAAGGGTTCCGGTTGTTTTCACAGCAGGCTGTATCCACTTTCCCGCAAAACATTGCCGTTAAAGCGGCGGAGTTGAGTTCTCCGGAACTTGCCCCTGGGTTTTTGCGGCGGCTGCGTGAGGCTTCGGCAGCTCAGGCAAGGGAGACGGGCAGGCAGGAGGTTCTCCTGGAGATAGCCGAAGAGGTTGGGGTCGATGTTGAAAGGTTTCGCCGCCACCTTGATGACGGTTCTGCTAACGAGGCCTTTCAAGCCGACCGTGAGCTAGCGCAGCAATACGGTGTGCGCGGGTTCCCGTCATTTCTGTTGCGCTATCAAGGTCGCGAGATGTTGCTGCCGGGGTATCAGCGCTACAGCGCATTTGAGCGCAAGATTAGTGATTTAACTGACGGTAATCTCAAAGGCCAAGTGCCAGCAGCAACCCCGGAGAGCATACTCAAGTTTCTGCGTCAGTATGGCCGTGTTGCACCTGTTGAGATTGAGACGGTGTTTGAATTATCACCTGCAGAGTGCGAAGAGGTTATCAATGAGCTATCTGCCCAAGGGCAGGTGCGCCGGATTAGCGCTGGTAACGGGGTTTTGATCGAAGGAAAGCTCTAA
- the serC gene encoding 3-phosphoserine/phosphohydroxythreonine transaminase has product MSRVYNFSAGPAMLPESVMRRAAEEMLDWQGTGMSVMEMSHRGKAYVSIAERAEADLRELLNIPDNYRVLFLQGGATGQFSAVPMNLLRGANRADYVYTGSWSKKAISEAKKFCQVNVAASGEPDLMHVPEFSEWQLADDAAYVHITPNETISGVEFTWTPEVGDKPLVADMSSNLLSRPLDVSKFGLIYAGAQKNIGPAGVTLVIVRDDLLGGAMAQTPTVWDYKQQADADSMLNTPATYPLYIAGLVFQWLKELGGLEKMAEINQRKAQKLYSAIDNSSFYSNPVAPENRSWMNVPFVLADSSLDAKFLEEAQAVGLTTLKGHRSVGGMRASIYNAMPEAGVDRLIEFMADFEKRNG; this is encoded by the coding sequence ATGAGCAGAGTCTATAACTTCAGTGCTGGGCCGGCAATGCTGCCGGAGAGTGTCATGCGCCGTGCTGCCGAAGAGATGCTAGATTGGCAGGGGACGGGCATGTCGGTCATGGAGATGAGTCACCGCGGCAAGGCCTATGTCTCAATCGCCGAGCGTGCTGAGGCGGATCTGCGCGAGTTGCTGAATATCCCGGACAATTACCGTGTCCTCTTCCTGCAGGGCGGGGCTACCGGTCAGTTCTCAGCAGTGCCGATGAATCTGCTGCGTGGAGCTAATAGGGCCGATTATGTCTATACCGGTTCGTGGTCGAAAAAGGCCATCAGCGAGGCCAAGAAATTCTGTCAGGTAAATGTCGCCGCCTCCGGCGAGCCTGACCTAATGCATGTGCCAGAGTTCTCTGAGTGGCAGCTAGCCGACGATGCTGCCTATGTGCACATCACCCCCAATGAGACTATTAGTGGGGTTGAGTTTACTTGGACCCCAGAGGTCGGTGATAAGCCGCTAGTTGCCGATATGTCATCCAACCTCTTGTCGCGGCCGCTGGATGTCAGCAAGTTTGGCCTTATCTATGCTGGGGCGCAAAAGAATATCGGGCCAGCCGGGGTGACCCTGGTTATTGTGCGCGATGATCTGCTCGGTGGGGCCATGGCACAGACACCGACGGTTTGGGATTACAAGCAGCAAGCTGATGCCGATTCGATGCTCAACACACCGGCTACGTATCCGCTCTATATAGCCGGATTGGTCTTCCAGTGGCTAAAGGAGCTCGGCGGCTTAGAGAAGATGGCTGAGATAAATCAGCGTAAAGCGCAGAAGCTCTACTCCGCTATCGATAATTCCAGCTTCTATTCCAACCCGGTGGCGCCAGAGAACCGCTCCTGGATGAATGTGCCGTTCGTCCTCGCCGATTCTTCTCTCGATGCCAAGTTTCTCGAGGAAGCACAGGCCGTTGGCCTCACCACCCTCAAGGGCCACCGCTCGGTAGGCGGGATGCGCGCCTCTATCTACAACGCCATGCCCGAAGCTGGGGTCGATCGACTGATTGAGTTCATGGCCGATTTTGAAAAGCGCAATGGGTAG